Below is a genomic region from Methanosphaera sp. ISO3-F5.
AATACTGAGTTTTGAATCCAAGTTAGGTATGTTTTGAGGTATTTGTGTACTTTGTTTACTCTTTTGGTATTTATGTCATATATAATTATTACGTACATTACCACCACGCCTTGAAACTTTCATATGTTTTGTCATTTAAAATGTGTTTTATTAGTTTGTATCCTTCTAATCTTATTAAATATCTGTATGATACTTTTTTATTTAAGTTTGGATGTTTTATTGTTGTTTTTAGTTTATTATTGTATTCTTCTATGAATTTTTGTCTTCCTTTGTCTGTTAGGTATACTCCCACATCATCTTTGAAGCTTTTTTTGTTGATCATGTTTGTGTTTACTAGTTTGAATATGGTTCTGCTGACTATTATGGGTTTAAATATGTCGGCTATGTCGCATGCTAATGAAAATCTTCTTTCTCTTGGTTCATGTAAGAAACTTATTGATGGATGTAGGTATGTGTGGTATATTTCTGAGAGTGTTGTTGTGTATAGTAATGAGTTTCCGAATGAGATTAATGCATTCATTTCGTTTGTGGGTGGTCTGAATTCTCTTTTTTTTAGGGGGAAGTTTTTTGTGATTTCGTTAAATGCTGGATAGTAATGTTGCCATAGTTTTCCTTCTGAGCTTAGTATTTGGTTTATATTTTTGTTTAGTATGGGTTCTTTTTCTATTTTTTCTATGTATTCTGTTACGTTTTTTCCTTTTTTAGAATAGTACATTAAGGTTTTTCTCATGTTATGTTTCATTCCTTGTACTATTTCTTGTGCTATGTAGTTTCTTTGGTCTGGGTTGTTGTATGCTAGTGCTTGTTTTACTATTGTTGTTCCTGAGTTTAGGGTTATTTTGGGGTATAATGATCCTTGGTAATGTCCATATTTGTTGAAGGAGTTTACTATTATTTTTTCATTTTGTAGTAATGTTATTGCTCCTGATTTTAAAGATACTTTTCCATAACAGTT
It encodes:
- the cas1b gene encoding type I-B CRISPR-associated endonuclease Cas1b, whose protein sequence is MKQPLNINSNGILYRKDNTLKYTNKEVDKTIPIHAINEINCYGKVSLKSGAITLLQNEKIIVNSFNKYGHYQGSLYPKITLNSGTTIVKQALAYNNPDQRNYIAQEIVQGMKHNMRKTLMYYSKKGKNVTEYIEKIEKEPILNKNINQILSSEGKLWQHYYPAFNEITKNFPLKKREFRPPTNEMNALISFGNSLLYTTTLSEIYHTYLHPSISFLHEPRERRFSLACDIADIFKPIIVSRTIFKLVNTNMINKKSFKDDVGVYLTDKGRQKFIEEYNNKLKTTIKHPNLNKKVSYRYLIRLEGYKLIKHILNDKTYESFKAWW